The proteins below are encoded in one region of Patescibacteria group bacterium:
- a CDS encoding GNAT family N-acetyltransferase, with protein MDIRIQQINATEIKEFFDKEWEVINKKYNLLPPKETFFFGVYVDKNLSAYAKVELRGGVVEIRDILVKNELTGKGIGTNLLKYIEKWANDNNCKKSVIKVPSVFVDTIRFYEKSGYKKDAVLLDYYYNHDWYYMSKEF; from the coding sequence ATGGATATTCGAATACAGCAAATTAATGCAACGGAAATTAAAGAATTTTTCGACAAAGAATGGGAAGTCATAAATAAAAAATATAATCTTTTGCCTCCAAAGGAAACATTTTTCTTTGGAGTTTATGTTGATAAAAATTTATCAGCTTATGCTAAAGTTGAACTTAGAGGGGGCGTGGTCGAAATAAGAGATATCCTGGTCAAAAACGAATTAACCGGTAAGGGTATTGGCACTAATTTGCTTAAATATATTGAAAAATGGGCGAACGACAATAATTGTAAGAAATCAGTAATTAAAGTACCGTCAGTCTTCGTAGATACGATTAGGTTTTATGAAAAGAGCGGATATAAGAAAGATGCAGTGTTATTAGATTATTATTATAATCACGATTGGTATTATATGAGTAAAGAATTTTAA
- a CDS encoding NUDIX domain-containing protein → MADHYVDVVDENDEVIGKELKSKKPELNFISRVVAIFVRDSNNRFVVSKRASHKKLDADKYDLSAFGNVDAGEDYETAAKRELMEELGIDCELKMLDKFYQENEYNGKRFKIFCGVFLAETDQEPKLNHELVSYSRMTFNEIEQGTKENHDKFCEGFRNDFERVKDLL, encoded by the coding sequence ATGGCAGATCATTATGTAGACGTAGTGGATGAAAACGACGAGGTGATCGGCAAGGAATTAAAAAGTAAAAAGCCAGAACTTAATTTTATTTCCCGAGTTGTGGCTATTTTTGTGCGCGATTCGAACAACAGATTTGTAGTCAGCAAGCGCGCTTCTCATAAAAAACTAGACGCCGATAAATACGATTTATCTGCCTTTGGCAACGTTGATGCCGGTGAAGATTATGAAACCGCGGCAAAAAGAGAATTAATGGAAGAATTGGGCATCGACTGCGAGCTAAAAATGCTCGATAAGTTTTATCAAGAGAATGAATATAATGGAAAAAGGTTTAAGATTTTTTGCGGCGTATTTTTAGCCGAGACAGACCAGGAACCGAAGCTTAATCATGAATTGGTTTCTTATAGCAGAATGACATTTAACGAGATAGAACAGGGGACGAAAGAAAATCATGATAAGTTTTGTGAAGGATTCAGAAATGATTTCGAGAGAGTCAAGGATCTATTATAA